A genome region from Lentisphaera araneosa HTCC2155 includes the following:
- a CDS encoding UDP-N-acetylglucosamine 2-epimerase, whose protein sequence is PQDYEPFIYLMDNCLLIMSDSGGIQEEAPSLGKPVLVMRDTTERPEAVKAGTVKLVGTEVDALVKETQQLIDDSKLYEKMSRAHNPYGDGTASKRILDIILAKRKEVANV, encoded by the coding sequence CCTCAGGATTACGAACCCTTTATCTACCTCATGGATAATTGTTTGCTAATCATGAGCGACTCAGGTGGGATTCAGGAGGAGGCTCCAAGTCTAGGTAAGCCCGTTCTAGTGATGCGCGATACAACCGAGAGACCTGAGGCTGTAAAGGCCGGAACGGTTAAACTTGTGGGTACTGAAGTCGACGCTTTAGTTAAGGAAACTCAGCAGCTGATTGATGACTCCAAACTCTATGAAAAAATGAGCCGAGCTCACAATCCCTATGGCGATGGAACTGCCAGCAAACGAATTTTAGATATAATTTTAGCCAAAAGAAAAGAGGTAGCAAATGTTTAG